The Sporichthyaceae bacterium genome segment CCGATCCGCCCCCGTTGGCCATCGACGAGTCCCGGGTGATTGCGGTCGGCATCGCCTGCTGGACCGTGGCCCTGCTGGTGATGCTGCCCTTCCACGCGCGGCTGGCGCGCCACCACGACTCCTGGTGGCCGTGGACGGCCGTGGCCGGGATCGGCCTGGGATTCTGGGGCTGGTCGCTGGTGCTCGCCAAGAAGCGTCGCGATGCCCGCGTATGAGAGTGGGCGCGGG includes the following:
- a CDS encoding DUF2530 domain-containing protein — protein: MSGGRRANAKPRRPDPPPLAIDESRVIAVGIACWTVALLVMLPFHARLARHHDSWWPWTAVAGIGLGFWGWSLVLAKKRRDARV